atcttttatttgttgttttgaatcatcttttaaaataacGAGAAAACTTACTAGCCATTGTTAGGCTACAACTCAATTTGTGCCAATGCTCCTAGTCAACCAATTTGGGTTATggtagaaaattattaatttaaatatgctTTTGTCAATGTATATGTTTATGACATGATATAATTTTGTTCGCAATTTGCTAGATGTTGATTATTTCTTTGCAGGCCAAGAAACTAATGCCAAAGATTCTTTTGATTGTTCAATCATCTTCCATATTTGTTCCGGCATCAATATAATGTATTAATTAGAAATCATATATGAcattgtatcatattgtatattatCACTTTTGTGGATGAAGAGGTCAATAATGTGTTGTATTagtgtacaattttttttcttattttttatatgataatatgatttttcaatatatcattatttttatttagtttaatattaatttttgtcaagAACATATctgaattaataaaacaatatgcataattttatgtacaaataataatatgttatcatatgattaagtgttattttatcttttattctcaactattcaatcacatgatgtataaaattgtatatataatattaatctatttaaatACTATTAGATTCCTTAGCAAGACATTTATGTAGATGCCATGgcttcaaaattattataaatttattcttttttttttaattataattttaaggtttatttcaataaatatagaaaggtaatatcaaaatattctaaatattaaatattatttatttaactttaatctAAAATACTCtcaaacaataattaattaatctccTTTTAAGTATCACCACATTTTGTGGTGCGCACTTTGTCATAAAGGCCCACGTTAAATGGCCCAAAAAGGTTGACCATCCATGATTTATACTGGACATGCCCACACTGGATCACATCCCTTCTAAGTGGCAAAATCTCAGCTGTACTTTTCTGGCCGCCTCTCTCAGATTGCCTGTCTCTGTTTTCGTATTAAATTCACAGAATCATTTTGTATATCCAAATCGATATTTCGGCTACGGGTTGCTTTTTCGGACCGATTTGATTCATTTCTACCCTTAACTTGACTTGCCCCATCGTTTTGTAATTTTCTGTGAAAAACCACAACCAAGTCGAAGAGAAAAGAGGGACTGAAAAGCGAAACCCCCAAATTTTCTAAGGTTGAAGAGGttcattcttttgttttgtgggtGGAATTCTACATGGGTGTTTATGAAGATATCGGAGCTGAGATTTGGTAAGAAACAATAGTTGATCATTTCCATATCAGTGTTATATTCAATTTTGTCATTGATTGTTGATGggattctttttaattaaaattgtgcTTTTTGTTACTGTTTGAGATTGTTAATTGTATGGTTTTTTATTGAATAGCGTTAGATGttgctttgttttgtttggtttctcAGAATATGTGGGAGAAGAGAAGGAAATTAAGGTTTGAGTGATTTGCTGTTGATTGTTAAAGAAATTCTAAgacttttagtttaaaatattagagtTATGTGAGTTAGGTCAAgaaactagtgtggggttttaaaatattatatataagtaCTATAATTCATAAGGTGTAAAACAAGGATCAGTTTCCCTACTATTATGTTAGTGTATAATAGAACATAAATAGAGAgctgttattttaattttagtttagtgGGCATTTTCTGATGGTTGTGGACACTTTGGGTGACAGCTCGGATATTGAAGTTGATGATATAAGGTGTGAAAATATAGCAGAGAATGATGTCAGCGATGAGGAGATTGAAGCAGAAGAATTGGAACAGCGGATGTGGAAAGACCGTATCAAACTTAAAAGgattaaggaaaaagaaaagcttGCGGCAATACAAGCTGCAGAGAAGCAAAAGCCCAAGCAGACAACTGATCAGGCTCGGAGGAAGAAAATGTCTAGAGCACAGGATGGAATTCTTAAGTATATGTTGAAGTTAATGGAAGTGTGCAAAGCACGTGGATTTGTATATGGGATCATTCCTGAGAAGGGTAAGCCAGTCAGTGGTTCGTCTGATAATATTAGAGCTTGGTGGAAAGAAAAGGTAAAGTTTGATAAGAATGGTCCCGCCGCCATAGCAAAGTATGAAGCAGAATGTTTAGCCATGGGTGAGGCTGAGAATAATCAAAATGGGAACTCACAAAGCACTCTTCAAGATCTGCAAGATGCAACTCTTGGTTCTCTCTTGTCTTCATTGATGCAACATTGTGATCCTCCACAGAGGAAGTACCCATTGGAGAAGGGAGTTCCACCACCTTGGTGGCCCACTGGGAATGAAGATTGGTGGGTAAAATTAGTGCTACCCTATGGTCAGAGTCCTCCATACAAAAAGCCACATGATCTGAAAAAGATCTGGAAAGTAGGGGTTTTAACATCAGTAATAAAGCATATGTCTCCTAATATTGCAAAGATCAAGAGGCATGTTCGTCAGTCAAAGTGTTTACAGGATAAGATGACCGCAAAGGAAATTGCAATCTGGTTGGCGGTTTTGAACCGGGAAGAATCTTCCATCCGGCAACCTAGTAGTGATAATGGAACCTCTGGGATAACTGAAATGCAGGTGGGTGGCAATGGTAATAAGAAGCGACCTACCATTAGTGATGATAGTAACTATGATGTTGATGGTGTTGATGATGGTGTGGGTTCTGTGTCATCCAAAGACAACAGGGAAAATGAACCGACTGTTGTAGAGCCAGCAAATGGTCTTGGCAAATTTACACCCCATTCTGGCCAAGAAAATAAACATCCAAAAAAGCCCAGGACAGGTGGACACTATGGGAAACCAAGGCCTGCTAATCAAGTGCCCAGAACATCTCCTGATGAGTGCCAACATGATGAGCCAAAAAGAACTTTGCCTGACATAAATGATACTGATACGCCCCTTATTGACTATAATACACATGATAATCGACAGGAAAACATTGCAGTGACATCATTGAGGGACTCAAACATAGGTTTTGAGGGCTCAGCACAAATGGCAACATCTGCATTTGACAATTTGCCCCATGTTCCTTCTGCCGGTCTTATTTCTACGCAGAGCATGTATATGGATGAAACATCTATGCTATATCCGATGGGGCCCAATGCTGAGTTACAAAATGGTGCTACTTACAATGTCTATAATCCATCATTTGAAGTAGGACCTGGTCATGATTTGACGCATGATCAGATGGGAATGAATGTATCACAAATTAGGCCAAGGGATGATGGAGGCTATGTACAAGCATTAGATAGAAATGAAAATGGCATTAGCACTGGTGAATTAGACCCTTATATTAAGGACACTTTTCCGAGTGAACCAAATAGGCCTGTTGATATTACATATGGAACTTCAATTGATAGCCCATTGATTGATTTTGGTAGACTCAGCAGTCCATATTATCCTGGAATTGAAGGCACAAGTATTGACGATCTCTTCTCTGATAATGACTACCTAGAGTACTTTGGGGCATAATTTGCAAATGATGATACTTCTGAGATTGTAATGTGAGTGAAGTTTCCACTGACCTTGTTAGTCTTGTTTATTGATCTTATAAAACTTCTTTTGATGTTTTCTTATTGTTCAGGGCTGGAAAAACGTGGTACTCATTGCTGACCTCATTGAAGGACCTTCCCTTATCCATTGGTTTGTAGGCACAAGTCAAGACTGTAAGTTATAAACATGATTTAATTTCTCTTATACAACTCATTGTTTTAGGAACAAATGGAGGCATTATGGCGTCTTGTAGATGAGTGTTAGACTGGCCAAAtggtaaaattagaataatttcttATTACTCTGCACAAGTTGAATTCCTAATAAATAAGCTCATCTTGTGTTCTACCTTGTATCATGTAGGTAGATTTCTATATTCTGTTTACTTCCTTTGGTGACTATTCTACCTTCAGTAACTTATATTGAAAACTGTGATTCTTGTCTTCTCGTGCAAAATGAGGCTTCTTTGTTATTACCCTAATTCATCAATGCAGGAGTTCTgatatcatttgtgtatccTGTAATATCACATTAAGGCCACCCTTCATACTGCAAACACAGGCAGCTTATTAGGAAAGAGTGATAAAGGAGTTGTATACATTGATCCTAGGGAAAATGAACTATTTTAGAAGTCTGGATATTGTTCAGAAATCTGATGAAAGAGGAATTATGAATCTTGGACGGTAGAGCAAATGAAATCACAACTGGATATGCAGGTTCTTGAAGTGTATTTGCAAGTTGATTACCAGTTGTGTATGTAGGCccttgattaatattttatccagAGAGTTTTTTGAGGATTTGAGCTACAATAATGAATGGTACTGAGTTGTGGGATTCTGGTGGATTGCTTACCCCTCCTGACAGCCAAAATCCCTAAAACAAACACATTTGAGAGGTTGATATTACTAGACTGACTACTTTCTTCCTCATTTACTTTCATTTGAACTGATGACAAAGAGGAAGAATATTTTGACTcttctttgattaatttttatatccaaATTGTTTCAAACATTTGAGTTTCCATTTACAGTGTtgataaaatgttaaaagaccaACTTTTCTAACTAATTTCCAAAGCACTTCCAATCAACCCACGTGGCTTTTCCCTAATCATTTGGTATTCTCATACAAATTCTTAGTTAAGGCCATAATTGCTCCTTTATTTACTCCCTTGGTGGTTGCTCCGCTGCCCCAAATGCCAGCTTAATCATTTTCTTAAGTTGGGATCCACGAAAAATCGAGTGGCTCTTTGCCTTAAAAGAAAATGGCAAGTCTGTATCTGAATGACTCATAATAACGAGgactcaaaattctcaatcgGGCGGTGGGCTTGTGAACGGAAGCGGTATGTTTGTATTTACGAAAACACCTGTCCCCCCACTGCAAAAACTACTTGCCGCCCTATGTCTGCAAACTTCTTCAGTAAAAGCACAAGAAATATTAGCCTTAAGCTCATCCAAGCTGACATTTCGCTCTCGAATTTGCACATTAACTTCCTCATCGGAGAATTCTCTTCCACTAATCAGAGAAACGTAGTGGGTCCCTTTCATAGATGGTCAAAACGAAATCAAACTTTATGCTACCTTCGTATGATATCAACATTTAACTGAAGCTAACCATTTCAGTCATTGTTTCAGTGTACCACTACAAAAACACCGAAAATGTGTTCCCAAACTTTGATTAACCATCTATATCTGTTCATCCATCTGAGGATGGTAAGCTAAAGTGGTGTCAGATTTAGAGAGCTTTGTCCAAAATTAGCTCACAAATACCAATCTCATATGAGACAATCGACCTCGGGTAACCATGTAGTCGCACCACCAAAACAATATTGCTACATCCTTGATTGTGTATGGTTGTTTGCGAGGCAGAAAATGTTTGTATTTTGTAAGATAGTCAACCACCATGGCATTGTATTGATATCGTAAGCCTTACGTAAACCTCCCACAAAATCAAGAGAAATGTCTTTCCAAACTCGAGAAGGAATCAATATAAGCTGGGGTAGCTCAACTTGACTCATGGGTTGGCTCTTGTTTCTTTGGCATACCTCAAAACTAGCTACATGGTTTATCACATTAGCTTTCATTCCTTCCAAAAACAACACAAACATCACCGGCTTTTAAGTCCTCAAAAATCCTGATCGTCCCCCAATAGGTGTTGAGTAGAATTTTTGTAAGAAACATGAGGTGCATGTAGAAATTGGGTAGAGCTATCCCGCCCTTATACCTAAGGCTTCAGTCCATAACCCGGGTGACTATTAGGATCCAAGAGCAAATCCCAAAGAAtaaagggtgcgtttggttcgcggtaagatagattaccttggtaatctatcttttattcttttgtttggtttgtcagtaataaaatattacagtaatcttctattaccaatgctgacatgg
This region of Mangifera indica cultivar Alphonso unplaced genomic scaffold, CATAS_Mindica_2.1 Un_0010, whole genome shotgun sequence genomic DNA includes:
- the LOC123205644 gene encoding ETHYLENE INSENSITIVE 3-like 3 protein encodes the protein MGVYEDIGAEICSDIEVDDIRCENIAENDVSDEEIEAEELEQRMWKDRIKLKRIKEKEKLAAIQAAEKQKPKQTTDQARRKKMSRAQDGILKYMLKLMEVCKARGFVYGIIPEKGKPVSGSSDNIRAWWKEKVKFDKNGPAAIAKYEAECLAMGEAENNQNGNSQSTLQDLQDATLGSLLSSLMQHCDPPQRKYPLEKGVPPPWWPTGNEDWWVKLVLPYGQSPPYKKPHDLKKIWKVGVLTSVIKHMSPNIAKIKRHVRQSKCLQDKMTAKEIAIWLAVLNREESSIRQPSSDNGTSGITEMQVGGNGNKKRPTISDDSNYDVDGVDDGVGSVSSKDNRENEPTVVEPANGLGKFTPHSGQENKHPKKPRTGGHYGKPRPANQVPRTSPDECQHDEPKRTLPDINDTDTPLIDYNTHDNRQENIAVTSLRDSNIGFEGSAQMATSAFDNLPHVPSAGLISTQSMYMDETSMLYPMGPNAELQNGATYNVYNPSFEVGPGHDLTHDQMGMNVSQIRPRDDGGYVQALDRNENGISTGELDPYIKDTFPSEPNRPVDITYGTSIDSPLIDFGRLSSPYYPGIEGTSIDDLFSDNDYLEYFGA